A stretch of DNA from Roseovarius sp. W115:
ACGCCAACTTCCTGAATATCAAAGTCCAGGATATCGCCTTCTTCGCTGAGTGCTGAGCATCCGATCACGGCGAGATCAAAACGAAACTGTTTAATTGTCTGTTTGGCCAACTCGCCAACCAAGCCGCCATCAGAGCGCCTCAAGTTGCCTCCTGTAACGACGACTTCAATGTTAGGATTTGCCGAGAGAATGAGCGCGATATTGGTGTTGTTGGTGACAACCAAAAGCCCCTGGTGATGCAGCAATTCTGTTGCGATGGCCTCGGTCGTCGTGCCGATGTTGAGAAACACAGAACAGTCATGCGGAATATGCTGTGCGCAAAGTCGCGCGATATCGACTTTCGCAGATTGATTGAGCCCGCGTCTTTCGTTGTAGCCAATGTTTACTGTGGTAGATGGCAAGACGGCACCACCATGAACGCGCTCTAGTTGACCTGAGTTTGCGAGTTCAGTGAGATCGCGGCGGATGGTTTGCGGGGTCACGCCAAAGTGCTCTACCAGCATATCCACCGTGACTTTCCCTTCGCGCCGGGCAATGCCAATAATCTCTGGTTTTCGCAGTGTTTGGCCCATGATTCCTCTAGGTGCTTTTGTGCGTGAGTCGCGCGATTTTTCCATAAGAAGCAACCAAATGCGCGCGAAATTTTTCGTTTTGAGCAAATCGCACTGATTATGAACATGTGTATGTGAGAGTTTGGGTGGCAAAAGTGAAATGAATTCATATGTTTATGCGTAAACGCGCATAAACGAACATTTTTTTCTTCCATTTGATATCGAATTTTGTCAGCGATTGTATGTGTGGCGCGCTAAGCCACATGGGAGGATTTCGATGACGCCGGACTTTGACCTGCTGATTATTGGCGGGGGGATCAATGGATGTGGCATCGCCCGTGACGCAGCGGGTCGTGGCCTCTCTGTGTGTCTGGTGGAAATGAATGACTTGGGTTCTGCGACTTCCGGAGCGTCAACGAAACTCTTTCATGGCGGGTTGCGCTATCTGGAGTATTTCGAATTTCGGCTTGTGCGTGAGGCGTTGATGGAGCGCGAGGTTCTCTTGCGCGCTATGCCGCATATCTCCTGGCCGATGCGCTTTGTTCTCCCTTACCACCACGAAATGCGGTTTGATTCCGAAACGCCCACATCGAAATTGCTCAGCTATGTTATGCCGTGGATGAAAGGCCGTAGACCGGCTTGGCTCATCCGGTTGGGTCTTTTTATCTACGACAACCTTGGTGGTCGCGATCTTTTGCCAGCCACAACATCCATGCGTCTTCAGGGTCGTTCAGAGGGCGCCCCCTGAAGCCAGAGTTTCAAAAAGCTTACGAGTACTCTGATTGCTGGGTTGAGGATTCGCGCCTTGTTGTTCTGAATGCCCGGGATGCGGAAGCAAAAGGCGCTTCTATTCGTCCGCGCACGAAAGTCACTTCAGCAACGGTCGAGGACGGCATTTGGCGGGTGTCCGTGAATGACAGGGTGGCGAATGAAACCTACGACGTAACTGCCAAGATGGTGGTGAATGCGGCTGGCCCCTGGGTGGGCGATGTGCTTCGCGGGACACTCAAGAGCAATCAGCAAGGCGGTGTCAGGCTTGTACGCGGCAGCCATATTGTGACGAGAAAGCTATTTGATCACGACAAAAGCTACTTTTTTCAAGGAATTGATGGGCGGATCATCTTTGCCATTCCGTATGAAACGGATTTTACCTTGATCGGGACAACGGATTCAGATCACGCGGATGCGGATGAACGTCCGCAGATTACAGAAGCGGAACAAAGCTATTTGATCGAATTCATCAATCAGTATCTGGCCAAGCCGATCTCGAATACAGATGTCGTCTGGACGTATTCTGGCGTGCGGCCGCTCTATGATGATGGCGCCAAATCAGCGACGGCAACCACGCGTGAGTATGTTCTCAACCTGGACAAAAGCAGAGGTGCTGCGGCGCTTCACATTTTTGGTGGGAAAATCACGACATATCGAAAACTAGCTGAAGCCGCGCTTGAGAAGGTGGCCGGTGTTTTTCCGCAAATCGATGAGGCCTGGACTGCTGGTGTTGCGCTCCCGGGCGGAGACTTTCCGGTCGACGGTTTCGACGCATTGGTCGATGCCTTGCAGGCCGAGTTCATGTACTTGAATGAGCGTTGGGCCAAGCGTCTTGTAAGAGCGTATGGCACTGAGGCACGCGACATTCTCGGGGACGCGGTTACCAGAGATGATCTTGGTGCTGACTTTGGAAGTGACTTGACGCAGCGCGAAGTTGAGTGGCTCATTCACAAGGAATACGCACGTGCTGCTGATGATGTGCTCTGGCGTCGGTCCAAGCTTGGTCTGCGCTTGAGCGAGGCGCAGATTCAAAAGCTTGACAATTGGATGGCGGACTACCTGCGTAAAAGCTTTCCAGCGGCGGCAGAATAGGGGGGATGAGATGACATTGGAGCTCAGGAACATCTCAAAAGTGGTGAACGGCGTGACGCATATTCGCCCCACTGACCTTGTTCTTGAAAAAGGCACGATGAACATCCTATTGGGACCTACACTATCCGGGAAAACCAGTCTGATGCGCCTGATGGCGGGGCTGGATATGCCGACCGGTGGGCAGGTGTTTTGGGAAGGACAAGACGTCACTGGCGTGCGCGTGCAGGACCGGGGCGTCGCCATGGTGTACCAGCAGTTCATCAACTACCCCTCTATGAGTGTTTACGACAACATCGCCTCGCCGCTCAGGATTTCTGGCATGTCCGGGGCCGAGTTGGACAAGGCGGTCAAGAAGGCGGCGGATTTGATGAAACTGACGCCGATGTTGGACCGTAAGCCTTTGGAGCTTTCAGGTGGTCAGCAGCAGCGCTGCGCACTGGCGCGGGCGTTGGTCAAGGATGCTGGACTCGTCTTGCTGGATGAGCCTCTGGCAAATCTTGACTACAAGCTACGCGAGGAATTGCGCGCTGAGATCCCGAAGATCTTTGAAGAGTCAGGCGCGGTTTTCGTCTATGCCACAACCGAGCCGGAAGAAGCTCTGTTGCTGGGTGGGTCTACCGCAACCCTTTGGGAAGGGCGGATCACACAGTTTGATGCGACCCCCTCTGTATACCGCCAGCCAGTTGATGCCACCACGGCGCGTGTCTTCAGTGATCCTCCGATGAATTTCCTGAAGATCAGCAAGACCGGCACCAAATTGATGTTCGGCGACGGTCAAACTGCCCCGGCAACAGGTGCGCTGGAAGGCTTGGCAGATGGTCGTTACCTCGCTGGTTTCCGGCCCAACCATGTCGAGATTAAGAGCCATACGACAAGTGCCATGGTCTTTGAGACGAGCTTGGTTGTCACTGAACTGACGGGATCTGAAACATTCGTGCATCTCGATCATCATGGGGAGCGCTGGGTGGGACTTTTGCATGGGGTGCACAATCTTGAGATAGGCGCTGCCCTGCGCGTCTATCTCGACCCAAGCCACGTTTACATTTTCAGTGAAGACGGGACGCTGGTTGCGCCTGCGTCCTACGCGTTGGCGGCATAGGGGGCGACGATGGCGAAGATAACCCTGGACAATCTGGCGCATTCATACTTTCCCAACCCAACCGGAGAGGCGGATTTCGCGCTCAAGGAGTTGAACCACGATTGGACGGATGGTGAGGCCTATGCGCTTTTGGGGGCCTCAGGCTGCGGCAAGACCACGTTGCTTAATATCATTTCGGGACTTTTGATACCAAGTCAGGGTCGCATTCTGTTCAACGATGTGGATGTGACGGCGTCTTCGACTACGGATCGCAATATCGCGCAGGTGTTCCAGTTTCCAGTCGTTTACGACACGATGACGGTGCGCGATAACCTTGCCTTTCCATTGCGCAATCGTGGGGCGGATGCGGGGTATATTGCTGCACGTGTGCAAGAGATTGCTGCGATGATCGGGCTAGAGGAGACGCTGGACCGCAAGGCGCGGGGCCTGACGGCAGATGCCAAGCAAAAGATCAGCCTTGGGCGTGGCATGGTGCGTGAAGACGTCAATGCCCTTCTCTTTGATGAGCCGCTGACGGTGATTGATCCCCATATGAAATGGGAATTGCGCACACAGCTCAAGCAATTACACCAGAAATTTGGGCACACGATGATCTATGTGACCCATGACCAGACCGAAGCGCTCACATTCGCCAACAAAGTGGTCGTGATGCATGACGGGCGCGTGGTTCAGATCGGCACGCCACAAGAGCTGTTTGAGCGACCTGAACATACGTTTGTTGGCTATTTCATCGGCTCTCCGGGCATGAACCTTATCCCGGCGGACGTCGATGGGAAGACGGCTAAGGTGCATGGGGCATCGCTTTCGCTGGCGCGCGCCTATGGGGCGTTATCGGGCAAGGTAGAGCTTGGCGTGCGGCCTGAGTTCGTGTCGCTGACCGAGGATGAAGGCCTGCCGGTCAAGGTGCGCCGAGTTGAGGATGTGGGACGGCACAAGATCGTGCGCGCGGATCTCTTTGGAAGTGAGATCAACATCGTGGCGGGTGAAGACCAATCCATCTCGCCAGATATGACCCGTGTGGCGTTCGATCCGGCTCGCGTGAATGTCTATGTCGATGACTGGCTGACCGAGGGGGAGGCCGCATGATGGAGAAAACCCCAAATCAAAAGGCCTGGTTCCTCGTTCTACCGGTTCTGATCCTTGTGGCGTTCTCGGCAGTGATCCCGCTGATGACGGTGGTCAATTACTCCGTGCAGGACACGTTTGGAAATAATCAGTTTTTCTGGGCCGGTCTGGAATGGTTTGAAGAACTTCTGGCCTCGGACCGCATGTGGGATGCGCTGGGTCGGCAATTGATGTTCTCGGCGATCATTCTCGCGATTGAGATTCCTTTGGGCATCTTCGTGGCACTCAACATGCCCAAGAAAGGCGTATGGGTGTCGGTCTGTCTTGTGCTGATGTCCTTGCCCCTGCTTATCCCGTGGAACGTAGTTGGCACAATCTGGCAGATTTTTGGTCGCGTGGATATTGGCCTTTTAGGCTATACGCTGTCAGCTTTGGGGATCGATTACAACTACACGCAAGACACGTTTGACGCGTGGGTGACTGTCATTGTCATGGATGTCTGGCACTGGACCTCGCTTGTGGCTTTGCTGGCCTATGCCGGGCTGCAGTCTATTCCAGATGCCTATTATCAGGCGGCCAAGATTGACCAGGCCTCGCGTTGGAAGGTGTTCCGCTACATCGAGCTTCCCAAGATGGCAGGTGTTTTGATGATCGCGATCCTGTTGCGGTTCATGGACAGTTTCATGATCTACACAGAGCCTTTCGTGGTGACGGGCGGTGGTCCCGGCAGTGCGACGACCTTCCTTAGTATTGATTTGGTGAAGATGGCGCTGGGGCAGTTTGACCTAGGACCGGCGGCGGCGTTCTCGATCATGTATTTCCTCGTGATCCTGCTCATCTCCTGGGTGTTCTACACCGTGATGACCAATCTTGACCGGCGGGAGGGATAAGCGATGTCTGACGCAACAGCACCTCAAACACGGTCTTCTTCGATCCCGGCCATCAATTCGCGGGCCGTGGTGATGGGGCTTTACCTGATCTTCCTCATGCTGCCGATCTATTGGCTGCTTAATATGAGCCTGAAGACCAATACGGAGATCCTGAACACCTTCACGCTTTGGCCGGACAATCCAACGCTCGACAATTACAAGACGATCCTGACCGATCCGGCGTGGTACTCCGGCTATATCAATTCGTTGATCTACGTGGTGATCAACACGGTGATTTCCATCGCTGTGGCCTTGCCTGCCGCCTATGCGTTCTCGCGCTATAGCTTTATGGGTGACAAGCATCTCTTCTTCTGGCTTTTGACGAACCGTATGGCGCCGCCGGCGGTGTTTGCGCTGCCGTTCTTTCAGCTCTATTCAAGCGTGGGTCTCTTCGACACCCACATCGCTGTGGCGCTGGCGCATTGCCTCTTCAACGTGCCTCTCGCGGTCTGGATTCTTGAGGGCTTCATGCGCGGTGTGCCCAAGGAGATTGACGAGACGGCCTATATCGACGGGTATTCCTTCCCGCGTTTCTTTGTGAAGATATTCATGCCGCTGATTGCCTCGGGCATCGGTGTGGCTGCGTTCTTCTGCTTTATGTTTAGTTGGGTTGAGCTGCTGCTCAGCCGGACACTGACAACCGTGGACGCCAAGCCCATCGCCGCCATCATGACCCGCACTCAGGGTGCTGCTGGCATTGACTGGGGTGTGCTTGCGGCGGCCGGGGTTCTGACCATCGTGCCGGGGGCTTTGGTGATCTACTTTGTTCGAAACTACATCGCCAAGGGCTTTGCCCTGGGGAGGGTGTGAAAATGGCCTGGATGGCATGGACATGGCCCACCGCCGCTTTCTTTGGTGTTATCGCGGCCCTTCTGATCACTTTCACGATCCTTGCGATCAAGTATCCCGAAACCCCACGGGTGGGTATCCTTCGGATCGAAACCACACGGGGCGACCGGCTTTTCATCACGCTTCTGGGCTCGGCCTTTATCAACCTGGCCTGGCTGGGCCTTGTGGGGCTGTCTCAGCCTTATGCTTTAGTCGTCTGTGCGATCTATGCCTTTGCGGTGTTCCGATGGGTTTGATCGACAAAACGCCGGTGGCCTTCCCCTAAATAGGGTCGCCTTACATAACCAAAGTTCGAATAACCAATGGGAGGAAACAATGAACTTTAGATTGAAATCAACCACCGCGCTGGCGGCCGGTCTTGCCCTTCTGGGCAGCACGGCCTGGGCCGGGATGGAAGAGGCGATGGAGTTTCTCGACAACGAAATCGCCGGTCTTTCGGTGCTTGACCGCGCAGGGCAAGAGGCAGAGATGCAGTTCTTTGTCGATGCGGCCAAGCCGTTTGAAGGCATGGAGATCAAGGTCGTCTCGGAGACCATCACGACGCATGAATATGAAAGTCAGGTTCTGGCGCCTGCGTTCACAGCCATTACCGGCATCAAGGTTACTCATGACCTGATTGGTGAAGGTGATGTGGTCGAGAAGCTGCAAACGCAGATGCAGTCGGGCGAGAATATCTACGACGCCTACATCAACGACTCGGACCTCATCGGCACGCACTGGCGCTATCAGCAGGTGCGCAACCTGACCGACTGGATGGCGGGCGAAGGTGCTGATGTGACCCTGCCGACGCTGGATGTGGATGACTTTATTGGCACGTCCTTTACCACCGGACCGGATGGTAAACTTTATCAGCTGCCAGACCAGCAATTCGCGAACCTCTACTGGTTCCGCTATGACTGGTTCAATGATGAGAAGAACAAGGCCGACTTCAAAGAGGCCTATGGCTATGACCTCGGCGTGCCTGTCAACTGGACGGCTTATGAGGACATTGCTGAATTCTTCACCGGGCGTGACCTGAGCCATCTGGGTGTCGAAGGCGAAGTCTTTGGAAACATGGACTACGGCAAGAAAGACCCAAGCCTTGGCTGGCGTTACACCGATGCGTGGATGTCCATGGCCGGTATGGGCGACGTGGGTGAACCCAATGGCCTTCCGGTTGATGAATGGGGCATTCGTGTCAATGAGAACAGTCAGCCAACAGGTTCCTGTGTGGCGCGTGGTGGGGCGACCAACGGACCGGCAGCGGTTTATGCGGTGACCAAAGCGATTGAATGGCTGCAGAAATACTCGCCACCTGCGGCGGCTGGCATGACTTTCTCTGAGGCGGGTCCAATCCCGGCGCAGGGCAATGTTGCGCAGCAGATGTTCTGGTACACGGCCTTTACCGCTGCAACTGTTGAGCCCGATCTTCCTGTGATGAATGAAGACGGGACACCCAAGTGGCGCATGGCCCCCTCACCGCATGGCGTTTACTGGAAAGACGGTCAGAAGATCGGCTATCAGGACGCAGGGTCCTGGACGCTGATGCAGTCTACTCCGGTGGATCGTGCAAAGGCCGCGTGGCTCTATGCGCAGTTCGTTGTGTCCAAGACAGTGGACCTCAAGAAAGCGGATGTGGGCCTGACGTTCATTCGTGAGAGTACCATCAACTCCGATCACTTCACGCAACGCGCCGACAAGCTCGGTGGTCTGATCGAGTTCTACCGCTCACCTGCGCGGGTGCAGTGGTCGCCGACAGGCACCAACGTTCCTGACTATCCGAAGCTGGCGCAGCTGTGGTGGCAGAACATTGGCGACGCCATGTCCGGTGCCAAGACACCTCAAGAGGCTTTGGACTCACTTTGTGCAGACCAGGAACGTGTGCTTGAACGCCTGGAGCGCGCTGGGGTTCAAGGCGATCTCGGTCCGGTCATGAACGAGCCGCAGGATGCGCAGTATTGGTTTGATCAGCCAGGTGCGCCTTATGCGAAGCTCGAGAATGAGGACGAAGAGCCCAAGACCGTTTCTTATGACGAGTTGATCAAGTCCTGGCAGTAAGTCCAGGCTTCTCCCAAGTGCGGGGCGCGTGTGTTGTTGCGCGCCCCGTGCGCCTATCTTCCTGACGACTTCTTAGTGTCAACCTGAGCGGTTCAGAGGCCGCTCATTTTTTGATCACAGCAGTAGACCTCAGCGCGCCAAAGGCAACTCAAACACAAAAGCCGCTCCTTGGGCCTTGTCGTTCTCTAGATGAATCTGCCCTTTGTGCGCCGTGATGATCCGATGGCAATAGGCCAAGCCCACGCCGGTGCCTTTGCCCGCCTGTTTGGTTGTGAACAGCGGGTCGAAGATGCGACTTTTGAGGTCATCTGGGACGCCGGGACCATTGTCTGCGACGCGAAGGCATAGCGTATTGCCATTACATGTCCAGCCGATGGAAACCTGATCGCCAACACCCGAGTCACGGACCGCATGGACGCCATTGGTCAATAGATTGATGAGAACCTGTGTGAGTTGCACCTCGTCGGCTATGACCTCTGAGCACGGCTGTGAGCCATCTACTTCCAAGATGACGTTGGCTCTTTCGGCTTCTTGCGTCGCCGCCTCAACAGCATTTGAGACAAGTTCAGAAATCCGGAGTGGCTTGAGGTCAAGAGGCTCCTCGCGTGCAAGCGACAAGAACGACCGAACGATCCGAATGCACCTTTGTGCCGCCTGCGAGAGCTTTTCCACGCGTCGTTCCTGTGGCGAGTTTTCCAGCTCTTCGTGCAGGATCTCTGCATTCCCTGCGATAATAGAGAGCGGGTTGTTCAGCTCATGCGCAATGCCCGCCAGAAGCTCGCCTAAGGCGGAAAGCTTCTCAGCCTGGAACAACTGATCTCTTTGGCGGTCAAGTTCGGCCTGGACAGCCAGTTCCTTGGTCAAGTCTTCGATGTTGCTGACGATCACGTCCTCGCCGCGATAGTCTATAAGTCGCGCTGAGAGATCTGCGGGGAAATGCTCTCCA
This window harbors:
- a CDS encoding DeoR/GlpR family DNA-binding transcription regulator, whose amino-acid sequence is MGQTLRKPEIIGIARREGKVTVDMLVEHFGVTPQTIRRDLTELANSGQLERVHGGAVLPSTTVNIGYNERRGLNQSAKVDIARLCAQHIPHDCSVFLNIGTTTEAIATELLHHQGLLVVTNNTNIALILSANPNIEVVVTGGNLRRSDGGLVGELAKQTIKQFRFDLAVIGCSALSEEGDILDFDIQEVGVSKAIIRQSQAVFLAADASKFERRAPAKIADLSEIDVFFTDKHPSTRCTQFCNTHGTEIEVTG
- a CDS encoding ABC transporter ATP-binding protein codes for the protein MTLELRNISKVVNGVTHIRPTDLVLEKGTMNILLGPTLSGKTSLMRLMAGLDMPTGGQVFWEGQDVTGVRVQDRGVAMVYQQFINYPSMSVYDNIASPLRISGMSGAELDKAVKKAADLMKLTPMLDRKPLELSGGQQQRCALARALVKDAGLVLLDEPLANLDYKLREELRAEIPKIFEESGAVFVYATTEPEEALLLGGSTATLWEGRITQFDATPSVYRQPVDATTARVFSDPPMNFLKISKTGTKLMFGDGQTAPATGALEGLADGRYLAGFRPNHVEIKSHTTSAMVFETSLVVTELTGSETFVHLDHHGERWVGLLHGVHNLEIGAALRVYLDPSHVYIFSEDGTLVAPASYALAA
- a CDS encoding ABC transporter ATP-binding protein; the encoded protein is MAKITLDNLAHSYFPNPTGEADFALKELNHDWTDGEAYALLGASGCGKTTLLNIISGLLIPSQGRILFNDVDVTASSTTDRNIAQVFQFPVVYDTMTVRDNLAFPLRNRGADAGYIAARVQEIAAMIGLEETLDRKARGLTADAKQKISLGRGMVREDVNALLFDEPLTVIDPHMKWELRTQLKQLHQKFGHTMIYVTHDQTEALTFANKVVVMHDGRVVQIGTPQELFERPEHTFVGYFIGSPGMNLIPADVDGKTAKVHGASLSLARAYGALSGKVELGVRPEFVSLTEDEGLPVKVRRVEDVGRHKIVRADLFGSEINIVAGEDQSISPDMTRVAFDPARVNVYVDDWLTEGEAA
- a CDS encoding carbohydrate ABC transporter permease, which gives rise to MEKTPNQKAWFLVLPVLILVAFSAVIPLMTVVNYSVQDTFGNNQFFWAGLEWFEELLASDRMWDALGRQLMFSAIILAIEIPLGIFVALNMPKKGVWVSVCLVLMSLPLLIPWNVVGTIWQIFGRVDIGLLGYTLSALGIDYNYTQDTFDAWVTVIVMDVWHWTSLVALLAYAGLQSIPDAYYQAAKIDQASRWKVFRYIELPKMAGVLMIAILLRFMDSFMIYTEPFVVTGGGPGSATTFLSIDLVKMALGQFDLGPAAAFSIMYFLVILLISWVFYTVMTNLDRREG
- a CDS encoding carbohydrate ABC transporter permease; amino-acid sequence: MSDATAPQTRSSSIPAINSRAVVMGLYLIFLMLPIYWLLNMSLKTNTEILNTFTLWPDNPTLDNYKTILTDPAWYSGYINSLIYVVINTVISIAVALPAAYAFSRYSFMGDKHLFFWLLTNRMAPPAVFALPFFQLYSSVGLFDTHIAVALAHCLFNVPLAVWILEGFMRGVPKEIDETAYIDGYSFPRFFVKIFMPLIASGIGVAAFFCFMFSWVELLLSRTLTTVDAKPIAAIMTRTQGAAGIDWGVLAAAGVLTIVPGALVIYFVRNYIAKGFALGRV
- a CDS encoding DUF2160 domain-containing protein, translated to MAWMAWTWPTAAFFGVIAALLITFTILAIKYPETPRVGILRIETTRGDRLFITLLGSAFINLAWLGLVGLSQPYALVVCAIYAFAVFRWV
- a CDS encoding ABC transporter substrate-binding protein, giving the protein MNFRLKSTTALAAGLALLGSTAWAGMEEAMEFLDNEIAGLSVLDRAGQEAEMQFFVDAAKPFEGMEIKVVSETITTHEYESQVLAPAFTAITGIKVTHDLIGEGDVVEKLQTQMQSGENIYDAYINDSDLIGTHWRYQQVRNLTDWMAGEGADVTLPTLDVDDFIGTSFTTGPDGKLYQLPDQQFANLYWFRYDWFNDEKNKADFKEAYGYDLGVPVNWTAYEDIAEFFTGRDLSHLGVEGEVFGNMDYGKKDPSLGWRYTDAWMSMAGMGDVGEPNGLPVDEWGIRVNENSQPTGSCVARGGATNGPAAVYAVTKAIEWLQKYSPPAAAGMTFSEAGPIPAQGNVAQQMFWYTAFTAATVEPDLPVMNEDGTPKWRMAPSPHGVYWKDGQKIGYQDAGSWTLMQSTPVDRAKAAWLYAQFVVSKTVDLKKADVGLTFIRESTINSDHFTQRADKLGGLIEFYRSPARVQWSPTGTNVPDYPKLAQLWWQNIGDAMSGAKTPQEALDSLCADQERVLERLERAGVQGDLGPVMNEPQDAQYWFDQPGAPYAKLENEDEEPKTVSYDELIKSWQ
- a CDS encoding ATP-binding protein, with protein sequence MAFDPQNTPAKVTAKALYEILEKLDQGIAVFDADGTLTLANSSFRKMYPDLADLLRPELPWTIFLREALSNGAMPVPVAKRLDEIESSLDYNRPSADPVLMPSAGGLSYALTMAATSDGGFSLTQSNIRDQSKEIDAAREAETLLRKVLEACPTSLTMSRVTDGQVIYRSPAATELLGSAKSSFSHFAQPEERADFVTALLPDARVDNMRVTGIRASGEHFPADLSARLIDYRGEDVIVSNIEDLTKELAVQAELDRQRDQLFQAEKLSALGELLAGIAHELNNPLSIIAGNAEILHEELENSPQERRVEKLSQAAQRCIRIVRSFLSLAREEPLDLKPLRISELVSNAVEAATQEAERANVILEVDGSQPCSEVIADEVQLTQVLINLLTNGVHAVRDSGVGDQVSIGWTCNGNTLCLRVADNGPGVPDDLKSRIFDPLFTTKQAGKGTGVGLAYCHRIITAHKGQIHLENDKAQGAAFVFELPLAR